A region of the Penicillium psychrofluorescens genome assembly, chromosome: 6 genome:
TACAGGGCAGGCAAAATGCTCTTGGCCCATAAAATCCGAATGAATGTCGCGGCAAAATCATATGCCCGCCCGTTTTACCTGTGTACTAGGGCCGATTAATTGCCGGGCCAACACAACATCTATTCTAGATATGGGAATCAATGCCTAGATCATCACGATATAGAGATCTACCGGGGATATATTCGCTTTACCATAGCGTCAAAACCCTGGCCAGCGACAAAAATAGTAGATATGGAGCATGTGAGGAAACAAGATAGAGGAGATATTTCACCAAGGGAGAATGGACTCGCACTGGAAACATGATCACGTGACTATCTCGCGTTATCGGCAGTCACTCTGCCGGAGCTTTTCAACTTCATCAATGCAATCGCAGTCCGCTGCCGAGGTCGCTAGAGCACTTGACCCTTTGTGACAGTCGCTTCTGGATTTCCTTCAGCTTTGAATGTAATCACCGGGGCCGGCTCGCCCATCATGCCACCAAAACTCTCCTACGGATTGAATCTGCCGAACAAGAAGCCATCGGGCCCGAACCCAGGCAATGCCCTTGGACAGAAGCGGAAAAAAGCCATATTTGACGATGATTCTGGCGATGAAGACCAGCCGAACGATGATGGCGCCGTGGAAGTGTCCACAATCGGAGGACTCGAGGCGCCAGCTCCAGAACCAaaaccctcctccaccgccgggccgccgccaccgaaACGGAAATTGCAATTAGGAAGTGGCAGCAAGCCAAGCATCAAACCGCTGAGCAAGAATTCTATATTTGCGAacgatgaggacgaggacgaagcaAAGGACAAGAACCGCCAGGAAGGAGTTAGCATGGGACTGAACCAATCccagtcgaagaaggcggccgGTACGGAACAAGACTTTACGAACCTATCTGCTCTGCATAGCAGTCGGAAAcacgccgaggaggccgaggaacTGGATCCATCAATTTACTCCTACGATGCGGTGTACGACAGCCTACACGCCAAACCGAACAAAGCCGCCACGGCGAATAAGAGCGAAGTTCCAAAATACATGGACAATCTGCTCCGCAGTGCAGAGGTTCGGAAGCGCGACCAACTACGCGCGCGTGACCGGCAGTTAgccaaggagcgcgaggccgagggcgacgagTTTGCCGACAAGGAGAAGTTTGTGACGGCTGCCTACAAGGCGCAACAGGCCGAACTGCGGaagattgaagaagaagaggcacGCCGTGaggcggaagaggaggaacGACGGAAACAGAATGGCAATACTGGCATGGTTGGGTTCTACCGGGATGTGCTCTCCCGAGGGGAAGAGCAGCACAAAGAGGTTATCAAAGCGGCAGAGGAAGCCGCCAAGCGCGTCAAAGAGGGTGAGCTTCCTGGAGAGACCGACAACGCACCCGGGGAGAAGACAGAGGACCAGAAAGCGGCGGAACTCAATGCTCGCGGAGCTCATATTGTCGTCAacgaagaaggccaagtGGTTGACAAACGGCAACTGCTGTCGGCAGGCTTGAACGTCGCACCGAAACCCAAAGCACCGCCGGGTGCTGCTGCGCAAGCTCCTCGACCTGCCGCCGCGCGACCTGGTGTCAATGCGGGTTTCCAGGCAGGCCGTGCAGGTCAGCGCGCCCGCCAAACGGAAATGGTTGCCAGCCAGCTAGAGGAGCGTACCagacaagaggaagaagcagaggcTGCACGCCAAAAGGAAATTGCCGACCGCAGCCGGAGCAAAAAGACGGAAGGCGATGTGTCCAGCGCCAAGGAACGGTACCTGGCACGAAAGcgggagcgcgaggaggCCGCTGCCAAGGCGAAAAAGGGCAGCTAAATGCATTTTTACGGGCGTTGCATCTACCAAGGCGTTTGGGATATCCTGTACCCTACTGGGCCTGGAGTTGTGCATTATCATCATTGTCCATAGTTCTTGTAATACTATCACGTGACCCATGACCACCCAACACCGCTGACATAAGCATCTCTCAACCATCACATGACCATGAGTCATCCGGCTCGCTAAGCGGCCCCACAACTCACACTCCTCAATTTTGCACCGTCGAGCCCGTTCACTCCAgcccatctccatcaccacaCCTCCATCCCCTTTTTCGAAGTCCATCGCCAGCTTCAGTCATCCAACATGGGTAAGGTTCACGGCTCTCTCGCCCGTGCCGGTaaggtcaaggccgccacTCCTAAGGCAAGTGCCCCTTTGTTCTCCAAGTTTGCCACAGTCTCCTTTCAACTGTGTTCTCGTCATCAACCGCCCTTCTAACACGACTATCGAATACAGGTCGAGCcccaggagaagaagaagacccccaAGGGCCGCGCCTACAAGCGCATCCTGTACACCCGCCGTTTCGTTAACGTGACCATGACCGGTGGCAAGCGCAAGGTACATACGCCCCAACCCTCTGCATGATTGATGATCTCCGCAacgcacacacacaccgTCCCATAAAACCGAGACAAAAGGTGCTGACCCATTTTCTCAAATTAGATGAACCCCAACCCCGGCACTTAAACGGATCGCACCCACAAACCAAAAAACCCTGGGCCGCGCACTCGGCGTTGAGTTTACGATGTTGAAACAAATTTTCGCAAGACCCGACGACGACGCTACACGGCCCCAATCAAACGAAGGCATACCAGCTACGGCTGGCTATTTGCACGGATGATATCATGCTTCGTGTTTCCTTTTTTATCTATTTTGCGTTTAACTTGCTTGGCAATGGATTCGGTTTCCTGGGAGTGGAAAATTCAGGCATGACACATCTATCTGTGATGGCCTGAGGGGTGGAAAGTGAGGGAGGCTCGGAGGTTTGCCGCTCATGGATATGACGGTGGACTTTGCGGGCTGAGTTCACTTCAGGGGCTGCGCTCAGGACGGTCGGTTAAGTTTGTTCGACTCGTACATAGGCTGTTCCGTGCATTGCATTGCCCATCTAGGAATGGAGTCTCTACTTTTCATCCACTATTTACTTTTTTGCTATCGTAGTCTTGGGAGTATGCGTCGTATAAGGTGCAACAGGCTGTGGGAGTACAGACTTGGTATCTGTCCTTCATATGGTGTTATATATGCTCTGGTGATTTCTATCTTCATGGCTTGCAGGAAGCCAATGTAAAGAGCAGATTTTATATATCTGGCACGCTTCAAAAAGGTTGGTGACATATAAAAGCAAGTGTGGAAAGACTGCTGTTGATCACTTCAAAACAAACAGACCTCAATCACAACTCTGCATGACTCACGATAGGATCCAAATTCAGAAACAATATGATGAATTGTACTTTATTTTCAAAGACATTGAAACCTTCTTCCCTTCACTTGATGTCATGACAAACGACGGTAACCGACTGGAAAGTTAGCTGGACGGCATCCCTCGCCTCACGACTCTCGCCTCACGACCAGGAGGAGAAGTAAACCAAAAGACATGATCTCACCAATTCCTGTCTGTCGGATTTCTCCGGATAATGATCTCACTTGCTCATGGCATCCATGGGTCGAGCAGTTCGTCAAGGGTTATCGGTCAGATGACTAAGCCCGATCAAATCCAATCCAATGATGTCCACGACCTTTTCTCGAATGCAGACAATAAGTTGGGGATATATAGACGTCATAGGGAGAGCCGTTTGTTCGCTCCAGTAGTCATAGTAAGTATTTTTGCTTGCATTGAGTTCAAAGGGTGCTGATTGTTTCCTGGCATGGGGTTTCCCCACAAGTTTGGAGCTGTCCTCTTCCCTCAGTCAAACTTGAGGAGACAATATGGAAAGGTTCATTGCGATTTCGGTATGAGAGTAGGTCAATTGATTGAATATAGCTGCAAGATTGATATTTTCTCTACATGGTATTTTACAGAATGTCCCAGCTCTAGACATAGTAGAGACTGGAGAAAACAATGACGAAGGCTTAAAGTTTATATCGAGACATCAGCTGTTCGGTTGATCCACCGTTCGGCCAGCCTTTTTGGTTGAGCATCATCGACTTCACGATTTTCTTGGGCCGATGACATCGCGTCCCGCTTTGCTCTGTTCTTGCTCTATGAGATTCGTTGTCGATAACTGGAATTGAGCAGGCGTTGAATGGTACACCATCTCAAACAGGACTTGTGCTCTTCACAGCACGTCGCATTAGGTCGTAATACGTGTGTTTCCGAAGGAATCCCATGATGCAATGGTAGGGAAGAAATCCTCTGGCTGCTATTTAGCCTTTTTCATGCCTCCATTtatcttttctctcccttttcAACTATCCATGACATAAGAACAGAATCCAAGGAACAATTTATTGTATATTAATATCGATTAATTTTTACGACAACATCCCTCGTCGCCAATCTTTGATACCCACATCCAAGTATCATATCATCATGTCTGCAAACACCGAGAAGAACACAGAGAGTGCCGGATCGAAGCTTATGAAGAAGCTGAGCAACAAAATCTCCCCCAGCAAGGAGGAGAGCAACCAAAGCAAATCTGGCCAGGATATCCTTGACAGAGCAGGATCAATCAGAGAGCAGGTCAGCCACGGAAAATATGGCGCTGCCGCTCAGGAAATGTTTGGCAAGGGACAGTCCAGTGCAGGAGCTCCCAGCAAAGCCGAGACAGAAGCAGGCATGAGAGAGCAGCAAGTCGGCGGTGGAAACTATGAAGGCACTGCTCAACAAATCTCTGGCAAAGGACAGTCTGGTGCGAATACTTCCAGCCAAGCAGAGCAGACCGGCGGAGGCATGAGTGCCAGCAACCCCCAGGAAAAAGCGGAAGAAGCCGGACGGCGGCTCTTCGGCACAAACCCACCCAGCCAGGAGTCCACCGGACAGCAACAAACTGGTGGTGGACTTTGGAATGGAAATGGCGGCCaagagaacaagaacggcCTGTGGAGTGGAGGTGGTTCCAGCAGCAAGAATGAAAACACCAACCCAGAGTGGATCGAATCTGACAGACGTCCTTCACGAGTGCCGGAAAACTATGATATCAGAAGAGGTCCAATCACTCAGGGATACACTTTGGGCAAGGGGGACTCCACAGGGAAATCATCGCTTGGAGGggcaggagcaggagcagcaggcAGCGGCAGCAAAGACGTCCCCAGTACTGGAAAAACAACTTCAGGAAACCTCAACCAGGCGAACGCCGATAGCCAAGCGAATGTCGGTCGAAGCCGTTTCAGCGATGCAAGCCTTGACGACGAAGTTGCTGAGCAAGGCCAAATCAGCTCCGATGTTTTCGGTGGTGGATCTGCCGGCAAAGGCATTTCCGAACAATCCGGTACTAGCAAGGGCAGTCAAAATGTGAACCAAGGTGTTTCTGGAATGGGCAGTGGCGGCCAAGCGAGTTCCAGCAAAAAGGAAGCCACCATGGGCTCCTTCAAAAAGTCGGATACTAGTCAAGGTTACTCCGGCACAACCATGCCCCAAGGTATCTCCACTGCCGACGATGCCAGTCAGGGCATTCAGGATTCTTCCAACAAAAACGCGCCCACGAACATGGGGTACGTTAGAACAGACACAAGCAAAGATGTTTCCAGCAAAGATGGCCTCAGTCAGAACATCCCCAGGAAAGATGTGCCCGTCGGTGCTTACAGCAACGAAGGCATCAGCCAAGGAACCAAGGACACGTCCAGCAGCTACGGCACCGGCCAGAATATTCAGGGGATTTCCACCAAAGGAAGCACAACCGGAGGCTACTCTAGCTCATATGCCACTCAAGACACCTCTAGCAAACTATCCAGTACCAGCCAAAACTACTCCACCACAGGATATACTGGTCAAGGCTCTTCCAGCAAAAACGTGGTCGCAGGTATCCCCTCCACTTCTGGTGCGAGTAAAGACCAATTCAGCCAGGGCAGCACTCGCCAGTCTACCTTCAATCAAGGAAATCTTGAACAGCAGGTCTTCAGTCCTGATGCTCGAGGTGGAGGTATGAGCGAAACTGGAGACATGGGCCGAGCTAGAGGCATAACCAATGCTAGAGCTATGGCACAGGATGGTGGCATGAGTCAAGGCGCTGTCAGCAGTGGCCAGGGAACCGCAGAGAAACGAGCTCGAGATGTTACCACCGGACAGAAAACCGAAGTACATTCCACCCAAAGTGGATTTGGCCCGGGAGCTGCCACGGGTGGAGGTCTTGGCCAGGGCTCTGGCCAGAGAGGCATCAGAACAGATGGATTCCGCTCTGGAGGAACCAAGACCATGACTGCTGGAAAAATAGCTCGCGGAGACGGAACCCTTCGCGGAAGCAGCTACAAGCTGACTGTGCTGCAAGATAAAATCCAGACCGTCTCTCAGAAGTGCAAGACTCAGCTCGGTCTGTCTGCCGGTGAAATCAGCCAGCGCAGTCCCAAGGTGGACGTATTTTTCGACATTGTCGCCGCTGAGCGTCTGCGATGGATGCCCCGTGATGGCAGCAGACTCGATTGCAGCCTGAGATGGGCCTCCCGGTTGGCATATGCAGTTGATGCGCTCCGCGAATCGGTTGGAGCGTTTGCGCCTGGCGCCAACGAGGCGGCGATGCTAATCTGGGGATATTGTATTCTGCTTCTGGAGGTGAGTTAAACATGGCCAGCCTTCATGAATATATATGCTAACCTCTCTGACTAGTCTGACATTGATAACACGGATATCTTCGAAAATGTTTTTGGCAGATACGGCCGTGTAGCTGTCGGAATCCATTTGCTCTTGCAGTACCAGAGTGCCTACAAATCCTCTCCGGAACTCCAACCTGAAGCGGCTGCCGCCTTTGCTGATCTGTTGGAAATGGTCTGCAACACCTCTGGCAGCTGCATCGAGGGATTCAAGAGCAAGGAGCCTAATCAGGTAATCTCGCACAATGTTGATAGAGCATTCATCACCTACGCCCGCCGATATTCCACTCATTGGAACTGCATCGTCGAGTCCAGCACCTCAAAGCTTGTTGATCAAAGTTCGGAAATCTACTCGAGTCCCGAATTGGGAAGTCTCCGTCAATTCCTGAGTGTGCAGGACCGCCCGCTCCAATTCATTCTGGAGGCTCGCTCCCACACCCTTGCCGAGGGCTCTTTCGAATGGTTTAACAATGCCCTCTACGAATTCACTGTGGGGAGCTCTCCTATGATGCTAGTCACTAGTGGTGCTGGCTCTGGGAAGAGTGCTCTTGCACAGTGGACCGTAGACCGACTCCAAGAATCAGCCGAGCACGATGCTTGGGATGTTATTCCGTACACAATCAGTGAGTCTAGAGAATTTTTTCCATGACCTCGTATACTAACCTATTCCAGGGGCCGATATCCCTGTTGCAACCCTGCCTTTGCGCATCTTGAAGGGCATCTTGCACCAGATGTTGGATCACTGCGTCAGTGACCAGCGTACTCAGGAAGCAATCCTTATTGATGTCGCAAAAGCGGCACAGGGAGCTCTGGATGGAGCCAGTGAGACGGAAATCGACGAAGCCCTTTGGAAAGGAATTCGCACCGGCTTGAAGTCAAACATCCAATACATGTTTGTGGTCGACGGCCTTGACCAAATCAAAGGTGGCGAGCAAAACGCGCTTGCATGCCTCGAGCAATTCAATGAGGCTTTGACTGAGCAGAGTGCTGGATCAAAGATGATTGCCTTCAGCCGACCTCTCAGCTCGAAGTTGCCTAGTATGGGCGTCGAACAGTTCGACATTCAGTCTTCTCACACCCAGACTGACATGGGAGCTTACGTGCGCAAGATGCTCTATTCCGAGTCACAGTTTGATACTTTTAAGGATGATCAGCTTGATTCGGCTGTGGCGGCCATTGTCAACCGCTCTCAAGGCTCTTTCAGCTGGGCCGAGATGGCTGTTATTTATGCTCGGCAGCAGAGGACTTTGAACCACGCCATTTCCTCTGTCAATACTCTTCCACAGTCTATGTCCGAGTTTCTTGACTTCCATCTCAAGAACATCGACTTCAACCAGCAGGAGACGCGATGCATCATGTCCTGGCTTGCGGCCTCAGAGAGGCCTTTGCttgttgaagaagttgatgaGTTGCTGAAAGTCGATGCCAAAGGTTCCGGTTTCAAACCCAGTCGCTCCAGTGGTGACACTTCATTCAATTCGATGGCTCCACTGGTCATGACTCGCGATGGCGTTGTCTCCTTTGCACATACTTGCATTCGTGACCATGTCATCACTCAGGCAAAATCTCTCAGTACGAAGTCAGGGCTTAACCTCAAGGAGGCGCATTacgatcttcttgccaggTGTCTCGCCTGGGTACAGTTGAGCGTTCGAGAGGAAGCCGATCTATCCTTGGACAAGCTAGACATGGAGGAACGCAACCGCCTCTTTGACAAATATGTCATCCTGGAGTACACGGCACGATACTGGCTATCACATCTCTTGTCGTCGCCTCTGGTGACGGACGAGGGAGAATTCCAGTTCAGCAACGACTTCAAAGCGCTCCTTCCTGCAACAGTCCTCTTTGCTCGTCTTGAGTTAACTTGCAAAGAATCGCAGTTTACTCGGTCCAGCGTTCTTGAACTGTATCGACTGTCAACTGACATCCGTCGCATTGTCTTGGGAGAGAAGTCTCCAGCTTTCCTTCAGAGCCTGCTTCTCAGTGCGCGAGTGTCCAAGCTGGCGCATGCCGATTATTCCGATGAGCACTGCTACGAAGCATGGAGGCTTAGCCAGGAGCTCTTGGGCCAATCTTATTCCATTACCTTGACCTGCACTGAGATGATGACCCAGTCATTCAGCGAAAAGGGCACGATTACTCCTCAACAGGAGGACATCATGAAGTACCTGATCCTGACTGACTCCGAAATTACTGGCGTCGATTTCAACCAGCGCTTGCAATACCTCGGAATGATTGTCGGCATGTACAAATCTCGGGGAGACAACGAATCTGCTCTTCTCATGTCCAAGCAGTTCTATCAACAGATTCTTCAGAAGTACGGCAGCAACTCGAGTCAATCCTCCGAGGCAGCTGAGTTCTTGACTGAACAATTCTCCACCACTGGAAGCGATGAGATGAGTAGGGATATTGCGAGAACCAAGTACGACAACATGGTCCGGACCCTGGATGTCACCGATGAGCGCCGCATCAAGTATTCTCTGTACATGGCTCAGATGTACGAGCAGGATGGCGATATCCTCCAGGCACAGTCTATTCTGTCAAGCCTTTGGGCCGGTCTCAATTCTTGTGACATTGATTCTGTCGACATGATGGACAAAAAAGCCAACGTCGCCCTGGTCTACTATCAGTTCCTTCGTCGTCAAGGCTACAACGATGAGGCAGAGGTCGTCATCCGCGAACTGGTGGCAGATCTCGAAATTACAGGTGTTCACTCTCCGGAAATGATGCAGAGAGTGCTGATGCTCCGAGCCGAGACTCGCGAGATGGAGCTGTACAGCTTGGATCGGTCTTTGGCGGTTCTCATGTGGCGCTACTACAAGGAGAACAATTTGGAGTACACCACAGAAGCAAAGAGCCTGGCACTGTCGCTCGCCGAGACTATGGCGAATACCGTCTCCATTGAGGAGGCGTCTTCTTTGTCCACCCGGGACCGCAAGCTGCTCGTTGAGCTGTTGGACTCCATCACCTCGTCTCCAGGCAACCTGTCGGTTGGTACTTTGATCTTGTGTCACAATCTTGCCAGTATATACCTTCGCGAGGAAGACTGGATTTCTGCCAGTGACTGTGCCATGGCTGTCTTGCAGCATGTTTGGCCATCAGTTGAGCGTCCCTCGTCGTATCACCAGTTCTCCACCGAGCTGGCGCCACCTGCTGCCGACATTGCTTTGATTCTGGCTTACTGCCACTTCCGCAGGCTTCATCTGCAACAGGCCACAGTTGTGTACGAAAATGCGTTTGGTTCTTTGATCTCATCTGACACAGTCCCGGTGGCCTCTGTGCTAGCCGTGGCGAAGGCTGTCGTTGAATTCTACGAGACCTCCTTCCAGTTCGAAAAGGCGCTCACTCTTCTTCATACCGTGAGCAACTTCCTGACTTCTCGCCTTGGAGGCACGCACCAGCACACAATCGAAAATATGTATCTGGAAGCCAGCCTCGCAACTCGTCTCGAGATGAACAACGAAGCCAAGAGCGCGTACCAGCGCATCTACCAGACCACTATGCAAAACAGCAAGATTTCTCCAGAGGGCATGGAAGCAGCTCTTGCGCTAATCATCCTCTATGAGAAGGAAATGCAGTGGAATTCTGCGCTGGATATCTATAGGCATCTGTGGCCGACTCTCGTCGTTGAGGATGGCATGCGCCCGTCTGATCCTATCCAAGAGGAGGCTCTTCTGGAGAAGACGTATTTGGGATACATGTCCATTCTCACTGCTCACACAAAGTCTGCGGACTTTTCTGAGCGGTACCAGGTGGCATCCGAATATGTCAACACTTGTCGAAATGTCTACGGTCCCACGCACCAGAAGACACTCAATGCAACTCTGCTCTTCGCCGAGCTGTGTGAGACC
Encoded here:
- a CDS encoding uncharacterized protein (ID:PFLUO_009471-T1.cds;~source:funannotate), which gives rise to MPPKLSYGLNLPNKKPSGPNPGNALGQKRKKAIFDDDSGDEDQPNDDGAVEVSTIGGLEAPAPEPKPSSTAGPPPPKRKLQLGSGSKPSIKPLSKNSIFANDEDEDEAKDKNRQEGVSMGLNQSQSKKAAGTEQDFTNLSALHSSRKHAEEAEELDPSIYSYDAVYDSLHAKPNKAATANKSEVPKYMDNLLRSAEVRKRDQLRARDRQLAKEREAEGDEFADKEKFVTAAYKAQQAELRKIEEEEARREAEEEERRKQNGNTGMVGFYRDVLSRGEEQHKEVIKAAEEAAKRVKEGELPGETDNAPGEKTEDQKAAELNARGAHIVVNEEGQVVDKRQLLSAGLNVAPKPKAPPGAAAQAPRPAAARPGVNAGFQAGRAGQRARQTEMVASQLEERTRQEEEAEAARQKEIADRSRSKKTEGDVSSAKERYLARKREREEAAAKAKKGS
- a CDS encoding uncharacterized protein (ID:PFLUO_009472-T1.cds;~source:funannotate), whose protein sequence is MGKVHGSLARAGKVKAATPKASAPLFSKFATVEPQEKKKTPKGRAYKRILYTRRFVNVTMTGGKRKMNPNPGT
- a CDS encoding uncharacterized protein (ID:PFLUO_009473-T1.cds;~source:funannotate), giving the protein MSANTEKNTESAGSKLMKKLSNKISPSKEESNQSKSGQDILDRAGSIREQVSHGKYGAAAQEMFGKGQSSAGAPSKAETEAGMREQQVGGGNYEGTAQQISGKGQSGANTSSQAEQTGGGMSASNPQEKAEEAGRRLFGTNPPSQESTGQQQTGGGLWNGNGGQENKNGLWSGGGSSSKNENTNPEWIESDRRPSRVPENYDIRRGPITQGYTLGKGDSTGKSSLGGAGAGAAGSGSKDVPSTGKTTSGNLNQANADSQANVGRSRFSDASLDDEVAEQGQISSDVFGGGSAGKGISEQSGTSKGSQNVNQGVSGMGSGGQASSSKKEATMGSFKKSDTSQGYSGTTMPQGISTADDASQGIQDSSNKNAPTNMGYVRTDTSKDVSSKDGLSQNIPRKDVPVGAYSNEGISQGTKDTSSSYGTGQNIQGISTKGSTTGGYSSSYATQDTSSKLSSTSQNYSTTGYTGQGSSSKNVVAGIPSTSGASKDQFSQGSTRQSTFNQGNLEQQVFSPDARGGGMSETGDMGRARGITNARAMAQDGGMSQGAVSSGQGTAEKRARDVTTGQKTEVHSTQSGFGPGAATGGGLGQGSGQRGIRTDGFRSGGTKTMTAGKIARGDGTLRGSSYKLTVLQDKIQTVSQKCKTQLGLSAGEISQRSPKVDVFFDIVAAERLRWMPRDGSRLDCSLRWASRLAYAVDALRESVGAFAPGANEAAMLIWGYCILLLESDIDNTDIFENVFGRYGRVAVGIHLLLQYQSAYKSSPELQPEAAAAFADLLEMVCNTSGSCIEGFKSKEPNQVISHNVDRAFITYARRYSTHWNCIVESSTSKLVDQSSEIYSSPELGSLRQFLSVQDRPLQFILEARSHTLAEGSFEWFNNALYEFTVGSSPMMLVTSGAGSGKSALAQWTVDRLQESAEHDAWDVIPYTIRADIPVATLPLRILKGILHQMLDHCVSDQRTQEAILIDVAKAAQGALDGASETEIDEALWKGIRTGLKSNIQYMFVVDGLDQIKGGEQNALACLEQFNEALTEQSAGSKMIAFSRPLSSKLPSMGVEQFDIQSSHTQTDMGAYVRKMLYSESQFDTFKDDQLDSAVAAIVNRSQGSFSWAEMAVIYARQQRTLNHAISSVNTLPQSMSEFLDFHLKNIDFNQQETRCIMSWLAASERPLLVEEVDELLKVDAKGSGFKPSRSSGDTSFNSMAPLVMTRDGVVSFAHTCIRDHVITQAKSLSTKSGLNLKEAHYDLLARCLAWVQLSVREEADLSLDKLDMEERNRLFDKYVILEYTARYWLSHLLSSPLVTDEGEFQFSNDFKALLPATVLFARLELTCKESQFTRSSVLELYRLSTDIRRIVLGEKSPAFLQSLLLSARVSKLAHADYSDEHCYEAWRLSQELLGQSYSITLTCTEMMTQSFSEKGTITPQQEDIMKYLILTDSEITGVDFNQRLQYLGMIVGMYKSRGDNESALLMSKQFYQQILQKYGSNSSQSSEAAEFLTEQFSTTGSDEMSRDIARTKYDNMVRTLDVTDERRIKYSLYMAQMYEQDGDILQAQSILSSLWAGLNSCDIDSVDMMDKKANVALVYYQFLRRQGYNDEAEVVIRELVADLEITGVHSPEMMQRVLMLRAETREMELYSLDRSLAVLMWRYYKENNLEYTTEAKSLALSLAETMANTVSIEEASSLSTRDRKLLVELLDSITSSPGNLSVGTLILCHNLASIYLREEDWISASDCAMAVLQHVWPSVERPSSYHQFSTELAPPAADIALILAYCHFRRLHLQQATVVYENAFGSLISSDTVPVASVLAVAKAVVEFYETSFQFEKALTLLHTVSNFLTSRLGGTHQHTIENMYLEASLATRLEMNNEAKSAYQRIYQTTMQNSKISPEGMEAALALIILYEKEMQWNSALDIYRHLWPTLVVEDGMRPSDPIQEEALLEKTYLGYMSILTAHTKSADFSERYQVASEYVNTCRNVYGPTHQKTLNATLLFAELCETSDSYIDQAISLYKQPLQTNEWVPSSQSTKRLDQMTQPLPITLKHKMAQLFVRKHDSSNEARSLYMEEFQLAKKTQGLFSTTTLSWLRELALAHARQGTSTGTQQGNAILHTYVTDVLHAGGETEMMDDWARKVAAIYLECGFIEDGSNMLDELRQRVMSGSDTSAMTLGDRRDAVFVAAFEEVFGRRATSVQIMTEMAREVQTQQTFSQNLSGHDFIPTLASGDRLARLQTQQKRTRAAMDTRSRLYDYFCSNLSATNVAGKEVVQQFYRICLQEVHHENYNINILSKTTNLVRDLCNSYQFEDASTLTGVLHSFLHLTDGLNDYESLTTATKLCLYLSGHNATKCEDDKTFHDMSIKSKQLLQEIMEASKSIGMDIIDLPFPELNDIITLLGEHEMFEDLEGILTQLWTSRIVQRTWTPDVVVWIGRRLVEARFCRGAVDSAIQLCRDICYNLRQVWGSCDGVTLEMTKLLSALYTASENHQSAATLHEGVLYDLISDSEAKDHPRAADTASQHMELLRRAQSRMGSAGKTSTRASAHADLYAQVVDRFGLQSEQMKDVGEAHGGDQFGMWSRPRRFSLDVEDLDDQSQGDMHQNHLRESSSAGLLNGSGAPRRVSVQAL